A stretch of the Enterobacter mori genome encodes the following:
- the leuA gene encoding 2-isopropylmalate synthase, which translates to MSQQVIIFDTTLRDGEQALQASLSVKEKLQIALALERMGVDVMEVGFPVSSPGDFESVQTIARTIKNSRVCGLARCVEKDIDVAAESLKVAEAFRIHTFIATSPMHIATKLRSTLDEVIERAVYMVKRARNYTDDVEFSCEDAGRTPIEDLARVVEAAINAGAKTINIPDTVGYTMPFEFSNIITGLYDRVPNIDKAIISVHTHDDLGLAVGNAIAAVHAGARQVEGAMNGIGERAGNCSLEEVIMAIKVRKDIMNVNTRINHNEIWRTSQTVSQICNMPIPANKAIVGTGAFAHSSGIHQDGVLKNRENYEIMTPESIGLNQVQLNLTSRSGRAAVKHRMEEMGYKDSDYNMDQLYDAFLKLADKKGQVFDYDLEALAFINKQQEEPEHFRLDYFNVQSGSSDIATASVKLACGDEIKAEAANGNGPVDAIYQAINRVTEYDVELVKYDLTAKGHGKDALGQVDIVVNYNGRRFHGVGLATDIVESSAKAMVHVLNNIWRAAEVEKELQRKAQNKENNKETV; encoded by the coding sequence ATGAGCCAGCAAGTCATTATTTTCGATACTACTTTACGTGACGGTGAACAGGCATTACAGGCGAGCCTGAGTGTGAAAGAGAAACTGCAGATTGCGCTGGCTCTCGAACGTATGGGTGTCGACGTGATGGAGGTCGGTTTCCCGGTCTCGTCTCCGGGTGATTTCGAATCCGTTCAGACCATTGCGCGCACCATTAAAAACAGCCGCGTATGTGGCCTGGCACGCTGCGTAGAGAAAGATATCGATGTGGCAGCCGAGTCGCTGAAAGTGGCTGAAGCCTTCCGTATCCATACCTTTATTGCGACCTCGCCTATGCACATCGCGACCAAGTTGCGCAGCACGCTGGATGAGGTAATCGAACGCGCGGTCTACATGGTGAAGCGCGCACGCAACTATACCGATGACGTTGAGTTCTCCTGTGAAGATGCTGGCCGTACGCCAATTGAAGACCTGGCGCGCGTCGTCGAAGCCGCCATCAACGCGGGCGCAAAAACCATCAACATCCCGGACACCGTCGGCTACACCATGCCGTTTGAGTTCTCCAACATCATCACCGGCCTGTATGACCGCGTGCCAAATATTGATAAAGCGATTATCTCCGTTCACACCCATGATGATTTGGGCCTGGCCGTGGGGAATGCCATCGCGGCCGTTCACGCCGGTGCGCGTCAGGTAGAAGGCGCGATGAACGGTATCGGTGAACGTGCAGGTAACTGTTCGCTGGAAGAAGTGATCATGGCGATCAAAGTGCGCAAAGACATTATGAACGTGAATACGCGCATTAATCACAACGAAATCTGGCGCACCAGCCAGACCGTCAGCCAGATCTGCAATATGCCGATCCCGGCGAACAAGGCGATTGTTGGGACTGGCGCGTTCGCTCACTCCTCCGGTATTCACCAGGATGGCGTGCTGAAGAACCGTGAAAACTACGAAATCATGACTCCGGAATCCATCGGTCTGAACCAGGTGCAGCTGAACCTGACCTCCCGTTCCGGCCGCGCGGCGGTGAAACACCGTATGGAAGAGATGGGTTATAAGGACAGCGATTACAATATGGATCAGCTGTACGACGCGTTCCTGAAGCTGGCCGACAAAAAAGGTCAGGTGTTCGACTATGACCTGGAAGCGCTGGCCTTTATTAACAAGCAGCAGGAAGAGCCTGAGCACTTCCGTCTGGATTACTTCAACGTGCAGTCCGGCTCCAGCGACATCGCCACCGCCTCGGTCAAACTGGCCTGCGGTGATGAAATTAAAGCAGAGGCCGCTAACGGTAACGGCCCCGTCGATGCCATCTACCAGGCGATTAACCGCGTCACCGAGTACGACGTTGAGCTGGTGAAATATGACCTGACGGCTAAAGGGCACGGTAAAGACGCGCTGGGTCAGGTGGATATCGTGGTGAATTACAACGGTCGGCGCTTCCACGGCGTGGGCCTGGCGACCGATATCGTTGAATCCTCCGCAAAAGCGATGGTGCATGTTCTGAACAACATCTGGCGCGCCGCCGAAGTCGAAAAAGAGTTGCAACGCAAAGCTCAGAATAAAGAGAACAACAAGGAAACCGTGTAA
- the leuO gene encoding transcriptional regulator LeuO, whose protein sequence is MPLNNINQPQVYDGVKPQLRTVDLNLLTVFDAVMQEQNITRAAQSLGMSQPAVSNAVARLKLMFNDELFVRYGRGIQPTARAFQLFGSIRQALQLVQNELPGSGFEPLSSERVFHLCVCSPLDNYLTSIIYNKVETIAPNIHLVFKSSLNQNTEHQLRYQETEFVLGYEEFRRPEFSCVPLFKDEMVLVASKKHPRMNAPLRENDVYNEQHAVVALDRYASFSLPWYDTADKQASVAYQGMAMVSVLNVVSQTHLVAIAPRWLAEEFSAQLNLQILPLPLKLNSRTCYLSWHEAAGRDKGHQWMEELLISVCRR, encoded by the coding sequence ATGCCATTAAATAATATTAATCAACCTCAGGTTTATGACGGGGTTAAACCTCAGTTACGCACTGTGGATCTCAATCTGTTAACCGTTTTTGACGCGGTAATGCAGGAGCAGAATATCACGCGAGCAGCTCAATCCCTTGGCATGTCTCAACCCGCGGTAAGTAATGCGGTGGCCAGGCTTAAGTTGATGTTTAACGACGAATTATTTGTTCGTTACGGGAGGGGGATTCAGCCCACTGCTCGCGCATTCCAACTGTTTGGCTCTATTCGTCAGGCGCTGCAACTGGTACAAAATGAACTGCCTGGTTCAGGCTTTGAACCCTTAAGCAGCGAGCGAGTTTTCCATTTATGCGTTTGCAGTCCACTCGACAATTATTTGACCTCTATTATATATAATAAAGTTGAAACGATTGCGCCAAATATTCATCTGGTTTTTAAGTCTTCATTAAATCAGAACACTGAGCACCAGCTTCGTTATCAGGAAACGGAGTTTGTCTTAGGTTACGAAGAGTTTCGTCGCCCGGAGTTTTCCTGCGTACCGCTATTTAAAGATGAAATGGTCCTGGTCGCCAGTAAAAAACACCCGAGAATGAATGCTCCGCTGCGTGAAAACGATGTTTATAATGAGCAACATGCCGTTGTCGCCCTCGACAGGTATGCTTCATTTAGTCTGCCGTGGTATGACACCGCGGATAAACAAGCGAGCGTTGCTTACCAGGGGATGGCAATGGTCAGCGTATTAAATGTCGTTTCCCAGACACACCTGGTTGCTATTGCCCCGCGTTGGCTGGCGGAAGAGTTCTCTGCACAGCTTAATCTGCAAATTTTGCCATTACCCCTCAAGCTTAATAGCCGTACTTGTTATCTCTCATGGCATGAGGCAGCTGGTCGGGATAAAGGGCATCAGTGGATGGAAGAGTTGCTTATCAGCGTCTGTCGTCGATAA
- the ilvI gene encoding acetolactate synthase 3 large subunit — protein MEMLSGAEMVVRSLIDQGVKQVFGYPGGAVLDIYDALHTVGGIDHVLVRHEQAAVHMADGLARATGEVGVVLVTSGPGATNAITGIATAYMDSIPLVILSGQVATSLIGYDAFQECDMVGISRPVVKHSFLVKQTEDIPGVLKKAFWLAASGRPGPVVVDLPKDILNPANKLPYVWPESVSMRSYNPTTQGHKGQIKRALQTLVAAKKPVVYVGGGAVNSACGTQLRELIEKLNLPVASSLMGLGAFPATHRQALGMLGMHGTYEANMTMHNSDVIFAVGVRFDDRTTNNLAKYCPNATVLHIDIDPTSISKTVPADVPIVGDARQVLEQMLDLLAQETVSQPLDEIRDWWQQIEQWRGRQCLKYDTQSEQIKPQAVIETIWRLTHGEAYVTSDVGQHQMFAALYYPFDKPRHWINSGGLGTMGFGLPAALGVKLALPNETVVCVTGDGSIQMNIQELSTALQYELPVLVLNLNNGYLGMVKQWQDMIYSGRHSQSYMKSLPDFVRLAEAYGHIGMRVTDPAELETKLGEALEHVKNNRLVFMDVIVDGTEHVYPMHIRGGGMDEMWLSKTERT, from the coding sequence ATGGAGATGTTGTCTGGCGCGGAAATGGTCGTTCGATCGCTGATCGATCAGGGCGTGAAGCAAGTGTTCGGCTACCCGGGAGGCGCAGTCCTCGATATTTATGATGCGCTTCATACGGTAGGCGGCATTGACCATGTTCTGGTTCGTCATGAGCAGGCGGCGGTACACATGGCTGACGGGCTGGCCCGTGCGACGGGTGAAGTAGGCGTGGTATTAGTCACGTCGGGTCCTGGTGCGACGAATGCCATTACCGGTATCGCGACAGCGTATATGGATTCCATACCACTGGTCATTCTTTCCGGTCAGGTTGCAACCTCCTTGATTGGCTACGATGCTTTTCAGGAATGCGACATGGTGGGGATTTCACGCCCCGTGGTGAAGCACAGCTTCCTGGTGAAGCAAACCGAAGACATTCCCGGCGTGCTGAAAAAAGCCTTCTGGCTGGCAGCAAGCGGGCGTCCAGGCCCGGTAGTGGTCGATCTGCCAAAAGATATTCTGAACCCGGCGAATAAGCTGCCTTACGTCTGGCCGGAATCGGTGAGCATGCGCTCCTACAATCCAACGACGCAAGGCCACAAAGGCCAAATTAAGCGCGCGCTGCAGACGCTTGTGGCAGCGAAAAAACCGGTGGTCTATGTGGGTGGTGGTGCCGTTAACTCCGCCTGTGGAACGCAGCTGCGTGAGCTGATCGAAAAGTTGAATCTTCCTGTCGCATCGTCGCTGATGGGGCTGGGGGCATTCCCGGCAACGCATCGTCAGGCGCTGGGGATGCTGGGTATGCACGGCACCTATGAAGCCAACATGACGATGCATAACTCGGATGTGATCTTTGCTGTTGGCGTACGGTTTGACGATCGCACCACCAATAACCTGGCGAAATACTGCCCGAATGCGACCGTGTTGCACATTGATATCGATCCCACCTCTATTTCGAAAACAGTCCCGGCAGATGTGCCGATCGTCGGGGATGCGCGTCAGGTCCTTGAGCAAATGCTGGATCTGCTGGCGCAGGAAACGGTCTCTCAGCCGCTGGATGAGATCCGCGACTGGTGGCAGCAGATCGAACAATGGCGTGGGCGTCAGTGCCTGAAGTACGACACGCAAAGTGAGCAAATTAAGCCGCAGGCGGTGATCGAAACGATCTGGCGTCTGACCCACGGCGAGGCGTATGTGACGTCTGACGTCGGCCAGCATCAGATGTTTGCTGCCCTCTATTATCCGTTTGATAAGCCGCGCCACTGGATCAATTCAGGGGGCTTAGGCACGATGGGCTTCGGTTTGCCAGCCGCGCTGGGGGTGAAGCTGGCGCTGCCAAATGAAACCGTGGTCTGTGTGACCGGGGATGGCAGTATTCAGATGAATATTCAGGAGCTGTCTACTGCGCTGCAATATGAGTTGCCGGTTCTGGTGCTGAACCTGAACAACGGTTATCTCGGCATGGTGAAGCAGTGGCAGGATATGATCTACTCCGGACGCCATTCTCAATCCTATATGAAATCTCTTCCGGACTTTGTCCGTCTGGCTGAAGCCTATGGTCATATTGGTATGCGGGTGACCGATCCGGCAGAGCTGGAAACGAAGCTTGGTGAAGCGCTTGAGCACGTGAAAAACAACCGCCTCGTGTTCATGGATGTCATCGTGGATGGCACCGAACACGTTTATCCGATGCATATTCGCGGTGGTGGTATGGACGAAATGTGGTTAAGTAAAACGGAGAGAACCTGA
- the leuL gene encoding leu operon leader peptide, with product MTRTIRFTGLLLLNASTVRGRLAGEIQR from the coding sequence ATGACACGCACCATTCGTTTCACCGGTCTACTACTACTAAACGCATCCACTGTGCGCGGTAGACTGGCGGGCGAAATTCAGCGTTGA